In the genome of Treponema pedis, one region contains:
- a CDS encoding HD-GYP domain-containing protein — protein MLKKIKVSELKIGSRYSAPILFDDGQNMLLAENSPVTEYEINVLKRWKIPYVITAGEIIPPGMKKRSDIAAAEADKLLNNADTVEELEDIQEVEELSEVEELESATAPQETDQVVISGTTITKNEIINVSHESVLKICSDIKSKELYKTYSKLIYDINDFFEKLKHRQPVANLAVNPYAEIILNLIKQDSPLCVSFILSTELEENNLARSSVNTAILAVIIAEALELSEKQIKDVAIAAILHDIGMMKIPETIVNKHDALNDVEKQAVAAHTAYGYKTALNELMYTKEIAKSIMQHHERWDGKGIPNGVAGEDIDLGARIITVADAFVAMISPKPYRDFMLGYQAMKNLLADNARIFDPSIIKVMIKSIGIYPIGSLVLMNDASLARVVQSSPDAPMRPCIKILIDETGELLADTDTIIDLSQNKNLFIVRAINPREYTKK, from the coding sequence ATGTTAAAAAAAATTAAAGTAAGCGAACTCAAAATCGGTTCAAGATATTCCGCTCCGATTTTATTTGATGACGGACAAAATATGCTGCTTGCAGAAAACAGCCCCGTTACGGAATATGAAATAAACGTATTAAAACGTTGGAAAATCCCGTACGTTATAACCGCAGGGGAAATAATTCCGCCGGGAATGAAAAAGCGTTCGGATATTGCGGCCGCCGAAGCTGATAAATTATTAAATAACGCGGATACCGTAGAAGAGCTTGAAGACATACAGGAAGTTGAAGAACTGTCCGAAGTTGAAGAATTGGAATCGGCAACCGCTCCGCAAGAAACCGACCAAGTTGTAATCAGCGGAACAACAATAACAAAGAATGAAATCATAAACGTTTCGCATGAAAGCGTATTAAAAATATGCAGCGATATAAAATCCAAGGAGTTATATAAAACATACAGTAAGCTTATTTACGATATAAACGACTTTTTTGAAAAGCTGAAACACCGGCAGCCGGTTGCAAACCTTGCGGTAAACCCTTATGCCGAAATTATTTTAAATCTGATAAAACAGGATTCTCCGCTTTGCGTAAGTTTTATTTTAAGTACGGAGCTGGAGGAAAACAATTTAGCCCGCTCTTCAGTTAATACCGCAATTTTAGCGGTTATAATAGCCGAAGCCCTGGAACTTTCCGAAAAACAGATAAAAGACGTTGCCATTGCCGCAATTTTACACGATATAGGAATGATGAAGATTCCCGAAACGATTGTAAACAAACACGATGCCTTAAACGATGTGGAAAAACAGGCAGTTGCAGCCCACACCGCTTACGGTTATAAAACCGCTTTAAACGAACTTATGTATACAAAAGAAATCGCAAAAAGTATAATGCAGCACCACGAAAGGTGGGACGGAAAAGGAATACCTAACGGAGTTGCAGGAGAAGATATCGATTTGGGAGCAAGAATAATTACGGTTGCAGATGCCTTCGTTGCTATGATAAGCCCCAAACCTTACCGCGATTTTATGCTGGGATACCAGGCAATGAAAAATCTTTTAGCGGACAATGCCCGTATTTTCGACCCTTCAATAATAAAAGTAATGATTAAAAGCATAGGAATATATCCTATCGGCTCTCTTGTACTAATGAACGATGCCTCTCTTGCACGGGTTGTACAAAGCTCGCCCGATGCGCCGATGCGTCCCTGCATTAAAATCCTTATTGATGAAACCGGAGAGCTTTTGGCGGATACGGATACAATCATAGATTTAAGCCAAAACAAAAACCTGTTTATAGTAAGAGCAATTAATCCCCGTGAGTATACAAAAAAATAA
- a CDS encoding EscU/YscU/HrcU family type III secretion system export apparatus switch protein, whose product MVMIKVDDKNIKSSTALSYILGSKAPIIIASGKGEIAEKINRIAEKNGIKIIENPGLANILAEGQIGMCIPPETYNAVAAIFAFLKRSTRGDL is encoded by the coding sequence ATGGTTATGATAAAAGTTGACGATAAAAATATAAAGAGTTCTACGGCATTATCATATATTCTAGGCTCAAAGGCTCCGATAATTATTGCATCGGGCAAAGGCGAAATTGCCGAAAAGATAAATCGGATTGCCGAAAAAAACGGTATAAAAATTATCGAAAATCCCGGTCTTGCAAATATTCTTGCAGAGGGACAAATCGGAATGTGTATTCCGCCTGAAACATATAATGCCGTTGCCGCAATTTTTGCATTTTTAAAAAGAAGTACCAGAGGAGATTTATAA